Proteins from one Mercurialis annua linkage group LG7, ddMerAnnu1.2, whole genome shotgun sequence genomic window:
- the LOC126655221 gene encoding uncharacterized protein LOC126655221, producing the protein MASFHIRSISLPSTSHPLTVSLEEQLYKLKISQSSLSIAQKLNGLKELYECVDDVLQQTLSREKQNKSIEEALNGSLCLLDICSNTKDFFSQMRECLQGLELSLRRSKSGVDAYMASRKTMNKLIRKYLRNFKKQDKNCKSNSDSADISVLLKDVEEISVSMFESILGFISQPKSKSKLTIFTKNLQPKNSSCEEEVEANEMEKMDAELLILKSSSQTTNILKELRTLEMSLQEAEEELECVYRKLVKIRVSILNSLNH; encoded by the coding sequence atggCTTCTTTTCATATTCGTTCTATCAGTTTGCCCTCTACATCTCATCCTCTAACTGTAAGTTTAGAGGAGCAACTTTACAAGCTTAAGATATCACAATCATCCTTATCAATAGCCCAAAAATTGAATGGTCTAAAAGAGTTGTATGAGTGTGTCGATGATGTTCTTCAACAAACTCTTTCCCGTGAGAAGCAGAATAAATCTATAGAAGAAGCATTGAATGGATCCTTGTGTTTGTTGGATATATGCAGCAACACCAAAGATTTTTTCTCACAGATGAGGGAATGTCTTCAGGGACTTGAATTATCTCTCCGGAGAAGTAAAAGCGGAGTTGATGCATACATGGCATCAAGGAAAACAATGAATAAGTTGATCCGCAAGTATCTTAGAAATTTCAAGAAACAGGACAAGAATTGCAAAAGTAACTCAGATTCGGCAGATATTTCAGTCTTGCTAAAAGATGTAGAGGAAATTAGCGTCTCAATGTTTGAATCCATCTTAGGTTTCATTTCTCAGCCAAAGTCAAAATCAAAGCTCACCATTTTCACAAAAAATTTGCAACCAAAGAATTCATCATGTGAAGAGGAAGTTGAAGCCAATGAAATGGAGAAGATGGATGCTGAATTACTCATCTTGAAATCCAGCAGTCAAACAACAAATATATTGAAAGAATTGCGGACATTGGAGATGAGTCTTCAAGAAGCAGAAGAGGAGTTAGAGTGCGTCTATAGGAAATTAGTGAAAATCAGAGTCTCTATTCTCAATAGTCTGAATCATTAG
- the LOC126655225 gene encoding uncharacterized protein LOC126655225 has product MALGLIMGIGRAFRRKRTSSLDILSSKRAPRDYYKGKNCKPTGFHTRKGGYVIVPEKLPNYIVPDLTDFQLKPYVSQCPIQVKTTEASEAAK; this is encoded by the exons ATGGCGTTAGGGTTGATAATGGGGATCGGAAGGGCATTCCGGAGGAAGAGAACGTCGTCGTTGGACATTCTTTCGTCGAAGCGAGCTCCTCGTGATTATTACAAGGGCAAGAATTGCAAGCCTACTGGTTTTCACACTCGCAAAG GTGGCTACGTAATTGTGCCTGAGAAATTGCCAAACTACATTGTACCGGATTTGACCGACTTCCAG CTGAAGCCTTATGTTTCTCAGTGTCCAATACAAGTTAAAACAACTGAAGCTTCTGAAGCAGCTAAATAA
- the LOC130014801 gene encoding uncharacterized protein LOC130014801 → MASFHIRSISLPSRSHPITVSLEEQIYKLNASQSSLSLGQKLSGLKELFECVDDFLQLALTQQSLSHENSVEEALNGSLSLLDICGNTRDFFSQMRECLRELELSLRRSRNGVEAYMKQDKNSKSNSESADIAVLLKSVEEISISMFESILSFISPPKSKSKLSIFSKLLQPKTALRGEEVETNEIEKIDTELLIFKSNTQTTNMLKELVTLEMNLKEAEEELECVYRRLLPYKTTTFHFFSNRQRRLNIEPSPLQFMSCNGYSHNFKNYTLLLILVRLSGVIVSVPPISPQLPFFTPGPSI, encoded by the exons ATGGCTTCATTTCATATTCGTTCAATCAGTCTGCCATCTAGATCTCATCCAATAACTGTAAGTTTAGAGGAGCAGATTTACAAGCTAAACGCGTCACAATCATCCTTATCATTAGGCCAAAAATTGAGTGGCTTAAAAGAGTTGTTCGAGTGTGTTGATGATTTTCTTCAACTAGCACTCACCCAACAATCTCTTTCCCATGAGAACTCTGTAGAAGAGGCATTGAATGGATCTTTGAGTTTGTTGGATATATGCGGCAATACGAGAGATTTTTTCTCACAGATGAGGGAATGTCTCCGGGAACTTGAATTATCTCTTCGGAGAAGTAGAAACGGAGTTGAGGCATACATG AAACAAGACAAGAACAGCAAAAGCAACTCAGAATCGGCGGATATTGCAGTCTTGCTAAAAAGTGTAGAGGAAATTAGTATTTCAATGTTTGAATCCATCTTATCTTTTATTTCTCCACCAAAGTCAAAATCAAAGCTCTCCATTTTCTCAAAACTTCTGCAACCAAAGACCGCGCTACGCGGAGAGGAAGTTGAAACCAATGAAATCGAGAAGATCGATACTGAATTACTCATATTCAAGTCCAACACTCAAACAACAAATATGTTGAAAGAATTGGTGACATTGGAGATGAACCTTAAAGAAGCAGAGGAAGAATTAGAGTGTGTTTACAGAAGATTG ttgccatataaaactaCGACgttccattttttttcaaatcgtCAACGGAGGCTGAATATCGAGCCATCTCCACTACAGTTTATGAGCTGTAATGGGTACTCTCATAACTTCAAGAACTACACATTACTTTTAATTCTTGTCCGATTATCTGGTGTGATAGTTTCAGTGCCACCTATCTCACCACAACTCCCATTTTTCACTCCTGGTCCAAGCATTTAG
- the LOC126655220 gene encoding uncharacterized protein LOC126655220: MASFHIRSISLPSKSHPLTATLEEQLCKLNTSQSSLSVGQKLSCLKELYECVDDFLQLTLSHEKQNQSVEEALNGSLCLLDICSNTRDFFSQMKECLQGLELSLRRSGNGVDAYMASRKTLNKLICKYLRNLKKQDKNSKSNSDFVVLLKSVEEISVSMFESILSFISLPKSKSKLSIFTRILQPKNSSCEAEVEASEVEKIDAELCILKSSNDSNQRKTMLKELEGLEMILKEAEEELECVYRRLVKIRVSILNSLNH; encoded by the coding sequence ATGGCTTCATTTCATATTCGATCAATCAGTCTGCCGTCTAAATCTCATCCTCTAACTGCAACTCTAGAGGAGCAACTTTGCAAGCTAAACACATCACAGTCATCCTTATCAGTTGGCCAAAAATTAAGTTGCTTAAAAGAGTTGTATGAGTGTGTCGATGATTTTCTTCAACTAACTCTTTCCCATGAGAAGCAGAACCAATCTGTAGAAGAAGCATTGAATGGATCCTTGTGTTTGTTGGATATATGCAGCAACACCAGAGATTTTTTCTCACAGATGAAGGAATGTCTCCAGGGGCTTGAATTATCTCTCCGAAGAAGTGGAAACGGAGTTGATGCATATATGGCCTCAAGGAAAACATTGAATAAATTGATCTGCAAGTATCTAAGAAATCTGAAGAAACAAGACAAGAACAGCAAAAGTAACTCAGATTTTGTAGTCTTGCTCAAATCTGTAGAGGAAATTAGTGTATCAATGTTTGAATCCATCTTATCTTTCATTTCTCTACCAAAGTCAAAATCAAAGCTCTCTATTTTCACAAGAATTTTGCAACCAAAAAATTCATCATGCGAAGCGGAAGTTGAAGCCAGTGAAGTAGAGAAGATTGATGCTGAATTGTGTATCTTGAAGTCCAGCAATGACAGCAATCAGAGGAAAACTATGTTGAAAGAATTAGAAGGATTGGAGATGATTCTTaaagaagcagaagaggaatTAGAGTGTGTTTATAGAAGATTAGTCAAAATCAGAGTCTCTATTCTCAATAGTCTAAATCATTAG